The Bradyrhizobium barranii subsp. barranii genome segment GCCGCAGGCGACGTAGATCAAACGATTGCCCTCGGCCTCGATCACGCCCCAGCCGGTGCGGCGCAGGCCGGGGTCGATGCCGATGATGCGAACGGGGCCACGAATCGGGAGCGCAGTCATGGGCCAGTGATAGCGGCTGGCTGCGGTGGGGGAAACAGAAACAGAACGGAAGTAACAGGGGAAGTGGGGTGTCGCGATTGGGTGCCCGCGATGACGACCACAAGACACGCGGTCATACCCCGCGAAAGCGGGGTATCCAGTACGCCGCGGCTTCTCCGTTTCCCTCTGACGTCTCTGGAATACTGGGTCGCCCGGTCAAGCCGGGCGACGACAGCAGAATCTGGGACAGGAGAGCGACCTCAGCCGCCCATCTTCGCGACCAGCGCGTCCGACACCTCGAAATTGGCGTAGACGTGCTGGACGTCGTCGTGCTCGTTGAGCAGGTCCATCAGCTTCAAGAGCTTCTCGCCGGTCTCGTCGTCGACCGCGACCGTATTCTGCGGCTTCCAGATCAGCGCGGCCTTGCGCGGCTCGCCGAACTTGGCTTCCAGCGCCTTGGCGACGTCGCGATAGCTTTCGGTCGAGGCGTAGATCTCGTGTCCGCCTTCGCCCGAGACCACGTCATCGGCGCCGGCCTCGATCGCGGCATCCAGCACCGCGTCGTCGGAGGCGACGCTGCGGTCGTATTCGATGATGCCGGTGCGGTCGAACATGAAGGAGACCGAGCCGGTTTCGCCGAGATTGCCGCCCGACTTGGTGAAGAAGGAGCGGATGTCGGAGGCGGCGCGGTTGCGGTTGTCGGTCAGCGCCTCGACGATGACGGCGACGCCGCCGGGGCCGTAACCCTCGTAGCGGATCTCGTCATAGTTCTCGCCCTCATTGCCGAGCGCCTTCTTGACGGCGCGCTCGATATTGTCCTTCGGCATGTTCTCCTGGCGCGCCGCGATGATGGCGGCACGCAGGCGCGGGTTCATGTTGGGATCGGGGGTGCCCAGCTTGGCCGCGACGGTGATTTCCCGCGCCAGCTTGCCGAACAGCTTCGACTTCTGGGCATCCTGCCGCCCCTTGCGGTGCATGATGTTCTTGAATTGGGAATGTCCGGCCATGCGTGTCTCGTCAGGAATCGTGCGCCAAAGGTGAGCGTGGGAAGCGCGGCCTTATAGGCCGCCAACCCACCGGAATGAAAGAGGCTCTACGACTTTAAGGTAATATCGTAGTGGCCCGTGCCTAGGAGTCAGGCACCGTTAACCCTGATTTCATTCCGGCCTGCGAAAATAGCAACCGCCCGTTCCCCGACAAGAGTGACCTGATGGCGTTCGCATTGTTTCGGAAGCGTCTGCCCGACTTGTCCGCGCCCGTGGCAACCCCACAGGCCGCGCCGTCGCCGGTCGATCCCGCGCCTGCCCCGTCGGCCGAGGCCGATTCCGCCCGGGAAATCCTGGAACTGCTGGAACTCGAGCTCGGCGCCATGATCCGCCAGCTCGAACGGGCCGCCAACTCGGTCGCCGGCGGCGCGGAGGCGACCGCGGCAACGCTCGCGGATATTCGCGAGCGCACCGACGCCCTCACCGGTCGGACCAATGCCGCGCAGTCGAACGCCTCGACCTTCGCCCATGCCGCCGACAAGTTTACCCAGTCCGCGCAGGGCATCGGCGCGCAGGTGCGCGAGGCCGGCAAGCTCGCCGACGAAGCGAGCGCCGCGGCGCAGGAAGCCCGCGCCAATGTCGACCGCCTGCGCGAATCCTCCGCCGCCATCGGC includes the following:
- a CDS encoding YebC/PmpR family DNA-binding transcriptional regulator; this translates as MAGHSQFKNIMHRKGRQDAQKSKLFGKLAREITVAAKLGTPDPNMNPRLRAAIIAARQENMPKDNIERAVKKALGNEGENYDEIRYEGYGPGGVAVIVEALTDNRNRAASDIRSFFTKSGGNLGETGSVSFMFDRTGIIEYDRSVASDDAVLDAAIEAGADDVVSGEGGHEIYASTESYRDVAKALEAKFGEPRKAALIWKPQNTVAVDDETGEKLLKLMDLLNEHDDVQHVYANFEVSDALVAKMGG